Proteins from a single region of Geothrix sp. PMB-07:
- a CDS encoding FAD-dependent oxidoreductase codes for MLRNRVLMGSMHTNLEEAKDGFSKMAAFYAERARGGVGLMVTGGIAPNLRGRLTPFGAQLSWPWQVPKHRKVTAAVHAAGGKIALQILHGGRYSYHPLSVAPSALKSPITPFKPRELSPRAIRATIRDYARCAALAQRAGYDGVEIMGSEGYLINQFIAARTNRRTDAWGGSYDNRMRFPLEIVKAVREAVGAEFIIIFRLSMLDLVPDGSTWEEVVQLAKALEAAGVTILNTGIGWHEARVPTIGAMVPRGAYAWVTRKLKGEVGIPLITTNRINAPEVAEEILADGCADMVSMARPLLADPDFVNKAAEGRALDINTCIACNQACLDHVFQQKRATCLVNPRACFETELVFEPVIAPKRLAVVGGGAAGLSFACHAAERGHVVTLFEAASELGGQLNLAKRVPGKEEFFETLRYFGRRLATAGVTLRLGEQATPDVLREFEEVILATGVKARIPAIPGIDHPKVISYPDLLSGRKVAGQTVAIIGAGGIGFDVAEFLVHEPHKPEVQGYLDLWGVDGAHAHRGGLLPAPRPGEPRRKVFLLQRKTDRMGADLGKTTGWIHRAILKAMKVKMQGGIAYERIDDEGLWIRDGKDAGSKCLAVDSIILCAGQVSERSLAEPLEALGKPVHFIGGADVAAELDAQRAIRQGAELAARI; via the coding sequence ATGCTGCGCAACCGCGTGCTCATGGGCTCTATGCACACCAACCTCGAGGAAGCCAAGGATGGGTTCTCGAAGATGGCGGCCTTCTACGCCGAGCGAGCCCGCGGCGGCGTGGGCCTCATGGTCACCGGCGGCATCGCCCCCAACCTGCGAGGGCGGCTCACGCCTTTCGGCGCGCAACTCTCCTGGCCCTGGCAGGTGCCCAAGCACCGGAAGGTGACCGCTGCCGTCCATGCCGCCGGCGGGAAGATCGCCCTGCAAATTCTCCACGGGGGGCGCTACAGCTACCACCCCCTGAGCGTGGCGCCCTCCGCCCTGAAAAGCCCCATTACGCCCTTCAAGCCCCGGGAACTGAGCCCCCGGGCCATCCGCGCCACCATCCGCGACTACGCCCGCTGCGCGGCCCTGGCCCAGCGGGCAGGCTACGACGGCGTGGAGATCATGGGCAGCGAGGGCTATCTCATCAACCAGTTCATCGCCGCCCGCACCAACCGGCGCACGGATGCCTGGGGCGGCAGCTATGACAACCGCATGCGCTTTCCCCTTGAGATCGTGAAGGCGGTCCGCGAAGCCGTGGGGGCGGAATTCATCATCATCTTCCGCCTGTCGATGCTGGATCTGGTGCCCGATGGCAGCACCTGGGAGGAGGTGGTGCAGCTGGCCAAGGCCCTCGAGGCCGCAGGCGTGACGATCCTCAACACCGGCATCGGCTGGCACGAGGCCCGGGTCCCCACCATCGGCGCCATGGTGCCCCGGGGCGCCTACGCCTGGGTGACGAGGAAACTCAAGGGCGAAGTGGGCATCCCCCTCATCACCACCAACCGCATCAATGCCCCCGAGGTGGCGGAGGAAATCCTCGCCGACGGCTGCGCCGACATGGTGAGCATGGCGCGGCCCCTGTTGGCCGATCCCGACTTCGTGAACAAGGCCGCCGAGGGCCGCGCCCTCGACATCAACACCTGCATCGCCTGCAACCAGGCCTGCCTCGATCATGTCTTCCAGCAGAAGCGCGCAACCTGCCTGGTGAACCCCCGCGCCTGCTTCGAGACAGAGCTGGTCTTCGAGCCCGTCATCGCCCCCAAGCGCCTGGCCGTGGTGGGCGGCGGGGCCGCGGGCCTGAGCTTCGCCTGCCACGCCGCCGAGCGCGGCCATGTGGTCACCCTTTTCGAGGCGGCCTCGGAACTGGGTGGTCAGCTCAACCTGGCCAAGCGAGTGCCCGGGAAGGAGGAGTTCTTCGAGACGCTCCGTTATTTCGGGCGGCGCCTGGCCACCGCCGGCGTGACCCTGCGCCTGGGCGAGCAGGCCACACCTGACGTTCTGCGCGAATTCGAGGAGGTCATCCTCGCCACGGGCGTGAAGGCCCGCATCCCCGCCATTCCGGGCATCGACCATCCGAAGGTCATCAGCTACCCGGATCTGCTCTCAGGGCGAAAGGTCGCCGGACAGACGGTCGCCATCATCGGCGCCGGGGGCATTGGCTTCGACGTGGCGGAATTCCTCGTGCACGAGCCACACAAACCAGAGGTGCAGGGTTACCTCGACCTCTGGGGTGTTGATGGTGCCCATGCCCACCGCGGTGGGCTTCTCCCGGCCCCACGGCCCGGGGAACCGCGCCGCAAGGTGTTCCTTCTCCAACGCAAAACCGACCGCATGGGAGCCGACCTGGGGAAGACCACGGGATGGATCCACCGCGCCATCCTCAAGGCCATGAAGGTGAAGATGCAGGGCGGCATCGCCTACGAACGCATCGACGATGAAGGCCTCTGGATCCGCGATGGCAAGGACGCCGGCTCGAAGTGCCTGGCCGTGGATAGCATCATCCTTTGCGCAGGCCAGGTTTCTGAACGCAGCCTGGCGGAGCCCCTGGAAGCCCTGGGGAAACCCGTGCACTTCATCGGCGGCGCGGATGTCGCGGCCGAACTGGACGCCCAGCGGGCCATCCGCCAGGGCGCCGAGCTGGCCGCGAGAATCTGA
- a CDS encoding cytochrome b N-terminal domain-containing protein: protein MSPATPPKSSLLAALMGLPKNVWSSIFRNPLPSNDLERSSTSFTNFFLHIHPVKVHKNSLRPTYTFGLGLISFFLFVILIVTGILLMFYYVPSTTQAYDRMLDLRGSVAFGTLLRNMHRWSAHGMVAMVFLHLCRVFLTGSYKKPREFNWVVGVILFLLTLFMSFTGYLLPWDQLAFWAITVGTAIAGYAPIVGKDIQFLLMGGTSVGQEALLRFYVLHVAVLPAILTLMIAIHFWRIRKDGGLSRPEDADPKITLEPMEQGAAPKASVLEPKKVYGFQGLVRGPLTKVGQVPDNTVFSWPNLFLAELFTFVVTLSAILILSLLFNAPLEEPVNALHPPNPAKAPWYFLGLQEMVSYSAFWGGIGVPTIFVLLLLGAPYLDRGPKGVGKWFSRERLLANTIFITFVVANIIFVIIGTFFRGANWAFVSPW from the coding sequence ATGAGCCCCGCCACCCCGCCCAAATCCTCCCTCCTCGCTGCGCTGATGGGCCTCCCCAAGAACGTGTGGAGCTCCATCTTCCGCAATCCGCTGCCGTCCAATGATCTGGAACGGTCATCGACCAGCTTCACGAACTTCTTCCTGCACATCCATCCGGTGAAGGTGCACAAGAATTCGCTGCGGCCCACCTACACCTTTGGTTTGGGCCTGATTTCATTCTTCCTGTTCGTGATCCTGATCGTGACGGGCATCCTGCTGATGTTCTACTACGTGCCCTCCACGACTCAGGCCTATGACCGCATGCTCGATCTCCGAGGCTCTGTGGCCTTTGGCACCCTGCTGCGCAACATGCACCGCTGGTCCGCCCACGGCATGGTCGCCATGGTGTTCCTGCACCTGTGCCGCGTCTTCCTGACGGGCTCGTACAAGAAGCCCCGCGAGTTCAACTGGGTGGTGGGTGTCATCCTCTTCCTGCTCACCCTCTTCATGAGCTTCACCGGCTACCTGCTGCCCTGGGACCAGCTGGCCTTCTGGGCCATCACCGTGGGCACCGCCATTGCCGGCTACGCGCCCATCGTGGGCAAGGACATCCAGTTCCTGCTCATGGGCGGCACCAGCGTCGGTCAGGAAGCCCTGCTGCGCTTCTACGTGCTGCACGTGGCCGTGCTGCCCGCCATCCTCACGCTCATGATCGCCATCCACTTCTGGCGCATCCGCAAGGACGGCGGCCTCTCCCGCCCAGAGGATGCGGATCCCAAGATCACGCTTGAACCCATGGAGCAGGGCGCCGCGCCCAAGGCCTCCGTGCTGGAGCCCAAGAAGGTCTATGGTTTCCAGGGCCTCGTCCGCGGTCCCCTCACCAAGGTCGGGCAGGTACCCGACAACACCGTGTTCTCCTGGCCCAACCTCTTCCTGGCCGAGCTGTTCACCTTCGTGGTGACGCTCTCGGCCATCCTGATCCTCTCGCTGCTCTTCAACGCGCCGCTGGAAGAGCCGGTCAACGCCCTGCATCCGCCCAATCCAGCGAAAGCGCCCTGGTACTTCCTGGGCCTGCAGGAAATGGTCAGCTACTCGGCCTTCTGGGGCGGCATTGGTGTGCCCACCATCTTCGTGCTGCTGCTGCTGGGCGCACCCTATCTGGATCGCGGCCCCAAGGGCGTGGGCAAGTGGTTCTCCCGGGAGCGGCTGCTGGCGAACACGATCTTCATCACCTTCGTGGTGGCGAACATCATCTTCGTGATCATCGGAACCTTCTTCCGCGGGGCCAACTGGGCCTTCGTGTCCCCCTGGTGA
- a CDS encoding serine hydrolase yields the protein MRLSKRPLIPALVASTLLTLLTGNPLPLMAKEVPVRMAEQPSTAAFDSLLSPHFKADEAGASVLVMKDGKKLYAKGFGLASLELKVPNDPALVYRIGSVTKQFTAAAIMTLVEDGKVALDAPVSRYLDGLPEAWRPVTVQQLLTHTSGIPSYTNGPEYGAHMREDLPGLKLLETLVWTKPMDFAPGTTWKYNNSGYYLLGLIVEKASGKSYAEYLNARFFGPLGLTHTRYGTETELIPGMAPGYSDGKPAPYLSMGQPYAAGSLVSTAEDLARWTLALHAGKVVKPESLKLMTTPVKTTDGKEHPYGFGLSFRQSQGHRLVGHGGGINGYVCFLEADPATRAVAVVLCNTDGPKVNPEYLSRRLLALAAGTPIVEPTAIPVAPEKLARLAGTYQHEGFQRTIGFDKGRLTSQAAGGEAVDLIPLTELTFQLKGTDLRLRFELSGNEVLGVRRQAEGEPEGDLAKKVVAEAGPVAKVDATRFEALAGTYQLAPSFEIRVWQEGGRFFAQATGQGPLEIFAESDTHYFLKVVEAQLDFVKGPDGKAESLILTQGGRKMPGKRVK from the coding sequence ATGCGTTTGTCCAAACGGCCCCTGATCCCTGCGCTGGTTGCATCCACGTTGCTGACCCTTTTGACGGGAAACCCCCTCCCGCTCATGGCCAAGGAGGTTCCGGTCCGGATGGCGGAGCAGCCTTCCACCGCTGCCTTTGATTCACTGCTGTCGCCCCACTTCAAGGCAGACGAGGCGGGGGCCTCGGTGCTGGTGATGAAAGATGGGAAAAAGCTCTATGCCAAGGGTTTTGGGCTGGCGAGCCTCGAATTGAAGGTGCCCAACGATCCCGCCCTGGTCTACCGCATCGGCTCGGTCACCAAGCAGTTCACAGCCGCCGCGATCATGACTCTGGTCGAGGATGGGAAAGTTGCCCTGGATGCCCCTGTGTCCCGGTATCTGGACGGGCTTCCAGAGGCGTGGCGCCCGGTGACTGTGCAGCAGCTGCTCACCCACACCAGCGGCATCCCCAGCTACACGAATGGCCCTGAATACGGCGCCCACATGCGCGAGGATCTGCCGGGCCTGAAACTGCTGGAGACCTTGGTGTGGACCAAGCCCATGGATTTCGCGCCAGGCACCACATGGAAGTACAACAACTCCGGGTACTACCTGCTGGGCCTGATCGTTGAGAAGGCCAGCGGCAAATCCTATGCGGAGTATTTGAACGCCCGTTTCTTTGGGCCCTTGGGCTTGACCCACACCCGCTACGGCACCGAGACGGAACTGATCCCCGGCATGGCCCCGGGCTATTCCGATGGCAAGCCGGCGCCCTACCTGAGCATGGGGCAGCCCTATGCGGCGGGCTCGCTGGTGAGCACCGCGGAGGACTTGGCCCGGTGGACCCTGGCCCTGCACGCCGGCAAGGTGGTGAAGCCTGAAAGCCTGAAGCTCATGACCACACCCGTGAAGACAACCGACGGCAAGGAACATCCCTATGGCTTCGGTCTTTCCTTCCGCCAATCCCAGGGCCATCGCCTGGTGGGCCACGGCGGCGGGATCAACGGCTATGTGTGCTTCCTGGAGGCGGACCCCGCGACCCGCGCGGTGGCGGTGGTGCTCTGCAACACGGATGGCCCCAAGGTGAATCCTGAATACCTCAGCCGCCGCCTGCTGGCCCTGGCGGCGGGCACGCCCATCGTGGAGCCCACGGCGATCCCCGTGGCCCCGGAGAAGCTGGCCCGGTTGGCTGGAACCTACCAGCACGAGGGGTTCCAGCGGACCATCGGCTTCGACAAGGGGCGCCTCACCAGCCAGGCGGCCGGTGGCGAGGCCGTGGACCTGATTCCCCTCACGGAGCTGACCTTCCAGCTCAAGGGCACCGATCTGCGCTTGCGCTTCGAGCTGTCCGGCAACGAGGTGCTCGGGGTTCGGCGTCAGGCTGAGGGCGAACCCGAGGGGGATCTCGCGAAGAAGGTGGTCGCCGAGGCAGGTCCCGTGGCCAAGGTCGATGCCACCCGGTTTGAGGCGCTGGCGGGAACCTACCAGCTGGCGCCCTCCTTCGAGATCCGGGTGTGGCAGGAGGGCGGTCGTTTCTTTGCCCAGGCCACTGGCCAGGGGCCCCTGGAGATTTTCGCCGAGTCGGACACCCACTACTTCCTGAAGGTGGTGGAGGCTCAGCTGGATTTCGTCAAAGGTCCGGATGGCAAGGCCGAATCGCTGATCCTCACCCAGGGGGGCAGGAAGATGCCCGGGAAGCGGGTGAAGTAG
- a CDS encoding c-type cytochrome, translating to MRLALAIGTFFILVIHGVVFYNQFFHQWERNQHAYFDQARSLAKTDTERATLANRKPRIEQIVVSNFGETRVDRCTTCHIASDDPRFATYAEPLKSHPYSTAMGDVQKNGKWERRHKFSEFGCTVCHDGQGRGLEPEYAHGADEYWPDPLLGYTTQAHWRKDFAPKLKGKDYMQANCAQCHTDIAFPGTALVTKGRELFFGSNCYGCHRIEGLSDGTIGPDLSDVGKKWKLDYLWGRITDPKSILATSIMPKFNLKDEDIKALVVFLKSRKGRNFAETEIQRFKVKLTGGAELVQQTIKPVQINASEMVKQGEKLVIDRACTACHKLGDRDGGIAPDLSQEGLIKDGTWIYDHFKNPKSTMPDSIMPAFRFTDDEFKAMTAYLVTLKGAPVAANGEGIYKALCLRCHGEKGDGHGPIAEHLDPYPRDLTKDGFMNSKPEARLVASVCNGVAGTSMPAWGKLLSEEQAKAVLGYIQTTFTKEPRRELKARAVPEKNPVAMGKESVARGEELFVNRCAGCHGKKGDGKGPNSLDILPKPRNLRNSFFVNSVDDKRLFESILYGVQGTAMPPWIDYGLTNNDVGDLVNFIRSINQKEKGGQHAAPVQ from the coding sequence ATGAGACTGGCACTCGCCATCGGCACCTTCTTCATCCTGGTCATCCACGGGGTGGTCTTCTACAACCAGTTCTTCCACCAGTGGGAGCGCAACCAGCACGCCTACTTCGACCAGGCCCGCTCCCTGGCCAAGACCGACACCGAGCGCGCCACGCTGGCCAACCGCAAGCCCCGCATCGAGCAGATCGTCGTCAGCAATTTCGGCGAGACGCGCGTGGACCGCTGCACCACCTGCCACATCGCCTCGGACGATCCCCGTTTCGCCACCTACGCCGAACCGCTGAAGTCCCATCCCTATTCCACGGCCATGGGCGATGTGCAGAAGAACGGAAAGTGGGAACGGCGCCACAAGTTCTCCGAGTTTGGCTGCACGGTCTGCCATGACGGCCAGGGCCGCGGGCTGGAACCCGAGTACGCCCACGGTGCCGATGAATACTGGCCGGATCCCCTGCTGGGCTACACCACCCAGGCTCACTGGCGGAAGGACTTCGCCCCGAAACTCAAGGGCAAGGACTACATGCAGGCCAACTGCGCCCAGTGCCACACGGACATTGCCTTCCCTGGCACGGCGCTGGTCACCAAGGGCCGCGAGCTGTTCTTCGGCTCCAACTGTTACGGCTGCCACCGCATCGAGGGCCTTTCGGACGGCACCATCGGCCCCGACCTCTCCGATGTGGGCAAGAAGTGGAAGCTGGACTACCTCTGGGGCCGCATCACCGATCCCAAGAGCATCCTGGCCACCTCGATCATGCCCAAGTTCAACCTGAAGGATGAGGACATCAAGGCCCTGGTGGTCTTCCTCAAGAGCCGCAAGGGGCGCAACTTCGCCGAGACCGAGATCCAGCGCTTCAAGGTCAAGCTCACCGGTGGCGCCGAACTGGTCCAGCAGACCATCAAGCCCGTGCAGATCAACGCCTCCGAGATGGTCAAGCAGGGCGAGAAGCTGGTGATTGATCGCGCCTGCACCGCCTGCCACAAGCTGGGCGACCGGGATGGCGGCATCGCGCCCGATCTCAGCCAGGAAGGCCTCATCAAGGACGGCACCTGGATCTACGACCACTTCAAGAACCCCAAGTCCACCATGCCCGATTCGATCATGCCGGCCTTCCGCTTCACGGATGACGAGTTCAAGGCCATGACCGCCTACCTGGTGACCCTCAAGGGGGCGCCGGTGGCCGCCAACGGCGAGGGCATCTACAAGGCGCTCTGCCTGCGCTGCCACGGCGAGAAGGGCGACGGCCACGGTCCCATTGCCGAGCATCTGGACCCCTATCCCCGCGACCTCACCAAGGACGGCTTCATGAACTCCAAGCCTGAAGCCCGCCTGGTGGCTTCGGTTTGCAACGGCGTGGCAGGCACCTCCATGCCGGCCTGGGGCAAGCTGCTGAGCGAGGAACAGGCCAAGGCAGTGCTGGGCTACATCCAGACCACCTTTACCAAGGAACCCCGCCGCGAACTGAAGGCCCGTGCCGTGCCCGAGAAGAACCCCGTCGCCATGGGCAAGGAATCCGTGGCCCGCGGCGAAGAACTCTTCGTGAACCGCTGCGCGGGTTGCCATGGCAAGAAGGGCGACGGCAAGGGTCCCAACTCGCTGGACATCCTGCCCAAGCCCCGCAACCTCCGGAACAGCTTCTTCGTGAACAGCGTCGACGACAAGCGGCTCTTCGAATCCATCCTCTACGGTGTCCAGGGCACCGCCATGCCGCCCTGGATCGATTACGGCTTGACGAACAACGACGTGGGCGACCTCGTCAACTTCATCCGAAGCATCAACCAGAAAGAGAAGGGAGGCCAGCATGCAGCCCCAGTTCAGTAA
- a CDS encoding winged helix-turn-helix domain-containing protein, protein MPTPRIISATQAQRLFLGAQGLLDNPTRRVTVASLQTLIERLGFVQVDTINVVARAHDLTLFSRLDGYRPELLKRLHEEKRNLFEGFTHDASVIPTAFFPHWKPRFLRDRARIQAHAWWQHHFRETDGDQVVRDVKARIEKEGPLKSSDFEHPEKRGPWWGWKPQKAALDFLWRSGELMIPRREGFQKLYDLTERVLPDHHALPCPEPSEHLAWACGEAAERLWVFTPKELSEFWNSIEAVEAKGWCASALKAGHLVAVEVEDTEGQTRPAFALADWETRLAKLPEPPERTRLLCPFDPILRDRTRALRRFGFDYRFEAFVPEPKRQYGYFVLPILEGDRLVGRLDPKLHRDRGLLEIKGLWWEPGIRPTKARKRALDEALQRLAGFVGAEDIQLPA, encoded by the coding sequence ATGCCAACCCCCCGCATCATCTCTGCTACACAGGCCCAGCGCCTGTTCCTGGGCGCCCAGGGCCTGCTGGACAATCCCACGCGGCGGGTGACAGTGGCCTCCCTGCAGACCCTCATCGAGCGTCTGGGCTTTGTTCAGGTGGATACCATCAACGTGGTGGCGCGGGCCCACGACCTGACCCTCTTCAGTCGCCTGGACGGCTACCGGCCCGAGCTGTTGAAGCGCTTGCATGAGGAGAAGCGGAACCTCTTCGAGGGCTTCACCCACGATGCCTCGGTGATTCCCACCGCCTTCTTCCCCCACTGGAAGCCGCGCTTCCTGCGCGACCGCGCGCGCATCCAGGCCCACGCCTGGTGGCAGCACCACTTTCGGGAGACCGACGGCGACCAGGTGGTGCGGGATGTGAAGGCCCGCATCGAGAAGGAGGGCCCACTGAAGTCCTCGGACTTCGAACATCCAGAGAAACGCGGCCCCTGGTGGGGCTGGAAGCCCCAGAAGGCGGCCCTGGATTTCCTGTGGCGCAGCGGCGAACTGATGATTCCCCGCCGCGAGGGATTCCAGAAGCTCTACGACCTCACCGAGCGCGTGCTCCCAGATCACCATGCCCTGCCCTGCCCGGAGCCCTCGGAGCATCTGGCCTGGGCCTGCGGCGAAGCCGCGGAACGCCTCTGGGTCTTCACCCCCAAGGAACTATCCGAGTTCTGGAACAGCATCGAGGCCGTAGAGGCCAAGGGCTGGTGCGCCTCAGCCCTGAAGGCGGGACATCTCGTGGCCGTGGAAGTGGAAGACACCGAGGGTCAGACTCGCCCCGCCTTCGCTCTGGCGGACTGGGAAACGCGTCTGGCCAAACTGCCTGAACCGCCGGAACGCACCCGCCTGCTCTGCCCCTTCGACCCCATCCTGCGGGACCGCACCCGTGCACTGCGTCGCTTCGGCTTCGACTACCGGTTCGAGGCCTTCGTGCCCGAACCCAAGCGCCAGTACGGCTACTTCGTGCTGCCCATCCTCGAAGGTGATCGGCTGGTGGGCCGCCTGGATCCCAAGCTGCACCGGGACCGCGGCCTGCTGGAGATCAAGGGCCTCTGGTGGGAGCCCGGCATCCGCCCCACCAAGGCCCGGAAACGTGCCCTGGACGAGGCTTTGCAGCGATTGGCCGGCTTCGTGGGGGCTGAGGACATCCAGTTGCCCGCCTGA
- a CDS encoding ubiquinol-cytochrome c reductase iron-sulfur subunit: MLGWLTGAGLFGSAGLSAVSNFVFIKPRATYGQPQRFSVGKPEDYPSGTRAILAPRGICIVREGSKIAAISITCTHLGCTVGAADTGFACPCHGSRFDQDGNVTGGPAPRPLPWFQITLAPNGEIEVDKDIEVTPGSYLTL; the protein is encoded by the coding sequence ATGCTCGGTTGGCTGACCGGGGCCGGGTTGTTCGGTTCGGCAGGCCTCAGCGCCGTATCCAACTTCGTCTTCATCAAGCCGCGGGCCACCTATGGACAGCCCCAGCGCTTCAGCGTGGGCAAGCCTGAGGATTACCCCTCTGGCACCCGCGCCATCCTGGCGCCGCGTGGCATCTGCATCGTGCGGGAGGGCTCGAAGATCGCGGCCATTTCCATCACCTGCACCCACCTGGGTTGCACGGTGGGGGCGGCAGATACCGGTTTCGCCTGCCCCTGCCATGGTTCCCGCTTCGATCAGGACGGCAATGTCACGGGCGGACCCGCGCCCCGGCCCTTGCCCTGGTTCCAGATCACCCTCGCGCCCAATGGCGAGATCGAAGTGGATAAGGACATCGAAGTCACTCCTGGGAGCTACCTGACGCTATGA